The following proteins come from a genomic window of Rutidosis leptorrhynchoides isolate AG116_Rl617_1_P2 chromosome 10, CSIRO_AGI_Rlap_v1, whole genome shotgun sequence:
- the LOC139870757 gene encoding uncharacterized mitochondrial protein AtMg00810-like — MSNLGLLHYFLGLQVEQTDHGIFLHQAKYVNDILERFCMTQERPDSTPLAVNHGISLDCEGEPVDPTYYQAIIGSLMYLTASRPDIMFATCLCARYQVNPNTVHLTAAKRIISYLLHSPNLGIWYSNNEKFDLVAYSDSDYAAYVLEDPIPDQPEEEDVEGMAYWEKYCANLVQVSCLMLETMIPELQKDFEHHGA; from the exons atgagcaaTTTGGGTCTGTTACACTATTTTCTTGGATTGCAAGTCGAACAGACGGATCACGGGATCTTTCTGCACCAAGCAAAATATGTGAATGACATACTAGAACGATtctgtatgactcaagaacgtccagaTTCCACCCCATTAGCAGTTAATCATGGAATTTCTTTAGATTGTGAAGGGGAACCTGTTGATCCAACTTACTAtcaagcaatcatcggatcgctcatgtatcttacTGCATCAAGGCCGGATATAATGTTCGCGACATGTCTCTGTGCCCGATACCAAGTTAATCCTAACACAGTTcaccttacagctgccaaaaggatTATAAGTTATCTCTTACATTCTCCTAATCTTGGCATATGGTATTCTAACAAtgaaaagtttgatcttgtagcatacagtgattcagattatgcag cgtatgtgttggaagaccccattcccgatcaacccgaggaGGAGGATGTCGAGGGtatggcatattgggagaaatattgcgccAATTTGGTGCAggtttcttgccttatgcttgaGACCATGatccccgaactccaaaaggactttgaGCATCATGGAGCATAA